In Raphanus sativus cultivar WK10039 unplaced genomic scaffold, ASM80110v3 Scaffold0385, whole genome shotgun sequence, one DNA window encodes the following:
- the LOC108837491 gene encoding uncharacterized protein LOC108837491 produces the protein MRVLLCKIQCPSFLCFCKPSPHIYTASGSLKLEENTPPQVSTTTVVVDDNDDDDDDHYVDAHAAECVDHATEDKEEACAVEEKQEKEEQGEILKSSLKKAALDSPREKQKKKKVQWVDLMGKELAEIREFESSKEDDIRYDGDQSCVCVIL, from the exons ATGAGGGTTTTGCTGTGTAAGATCCAGTGCCCTTCTTTCCTCTGCTTCTGTAAGCCTTCTCCTCACATCTACACGGCATCAGGCTCGCTTAAATTGGAGGAGAACACGCCTCCTCAAGTGTCTACTACCACGGTTGTTGTTGATGacaacgatgatgatgatgatgatcattaTGTTGATGCACATGCCGCAGAATGTGTTGATCATGCTACAGAGGACAAGGAAGAAGCTTGTGCTGTAGAggagaaacaagaaaaagaagagcAAGGTGAGATCTTGAAAAGCAGTCTCAAGAAGGCGGCTTTGGATTCACCAAGggagaagcagaagaagaagaaggtacaGTGGGTGGATTTGATGGGGAAAGAACTTGCTGAGATCCGTGAGTTCGAGTCTAG TAAAGAAGATGATATAAGATATGATGGCGACCAAAGCTGTGTTTGCGTTATTCTGTGA